A part of Octopus sinensis unplaced genomic scaffold, ASM634580v1 Contig09227, whole genome shotgun sequence genomic DNA contains:
- the LOC118761129 gene encoding complement factor H-like has translation MISRTFYFLFLIILTVKSENNTFGNVMKKIVSDYSNSTSTKNNYAPWFSEQMIKLLNCGPLPKLNNSRIQYTLKWEEEKIHLQQKCNRYFEASVENTADIICWNDKWMYEDKKCKLITCPIFHKPANSFMINVAYTYNSVVHFSCLSDYFLRGSNSIRCQENKQWSSPPPVCETIKCLPPNPPKHGRINNTNEVEINETIHFSCSKPYSLKGESVLTCLQDSSWNFPAPVCTLNCFVPEIAGRVVTISEGTILKPRTLINEGGKVIYSCKRSFIPIAFGVVQCLSSKWYPDIQCRNACKIEKRNGLNFILSRNFSVIEYSCPVGETLLGDSKRTCLENGTWSGKLPQCAKNCQLLRKFGIYSYRNSKTLKYLPYGSTVPENTNITYSCEFPNSKKLNESVMCHKGILTPTPRCAFKNIRLDRNYYLLYKNISSDFYVCSTNIDCKFFGYRQYTCDYTNYNYRRKHVVVNFNTTTSEIHFKETHARCCTLRCNNY, from the coding sequence ATGATATCCAgaacattttatttccttttcttaatTATATTAACAGTGAAGAGTGAAAATAATACATTTGGAAATGTTATGAAAAAGATCGTATCTGATTACAGTAATTCGACTTCAACCAAGAATAACTATGCTCCGTGGTTTTCTGAACAAATGATAAAACTCTTAAACTGTGGTCCTTTACCGAAATTGAATAACAGTCGAATACAATATACTTTGAAatgggaagaggaaaaaatacaCCTGCAACAAAAGTGCAACCGCTATTTTGAAGCAAGCGTAGAGAATACAGCCGATATTATTTGTTGGAATGATAAATGGATGTATGAAGATAAAAAATGTAAGTTGATAACCTGTCCCATTTTTCATAAACCTGCAAACAGTTTCATGATAAatgttgcatacacatataattcgGTTGTTCACTTTTCCTGCCTGTCTGATTATTTTTTACGAGGAAGCAATTCAATACGTTGTCAAGAAAATAAACAGTGGTCGTCTCCACCCCCAGTTTGTGAAACTATTAAATGTCTCCCACCGAACCCACCAAAACATGGCCGtataaacaatacaaatgaagttgAAATTAACGAAACAATTCATTTCAGTTGCTCGAAACCTTATAGTCTGAAAGGTGAATCTGTATTAACTTGTCTTCAAGACAGTAGCTGGAACTTTCCAGCACCTGTTTGTACTTTGAATTGCTTtgtacctgaaattgctggcagaGTGGTGACTATTTCTGAAGGTACAATATTAAAACCAAGAACCTTAATCAACGAAGGAGGAAAAGTCATATATTCTTGCAAACGATCCTTCATTCCTATCGCGTTTGGTGTCGTTCAATGCTTGTCAAGTAAATGGTATCCAGATATACAGTGCAGAAACGCGTGTAAAATTGAGAAACGAAATgggttaaattttattttgtcacGTAATTTTTCGGTTATTGAATATAGTTGTCCAGTTGGAGAAACATTGTTGGGAGATTCAAAAAGAACCTGTTTAGAAAATGGAACATGGAGTGGAAAACTTCCACAGTGTGCAAAGAACTGTCAATTGTTGCGAAAATTTGGCATATATAGCTACCGAAATTCGAAAACTTTGAAATATCTTCCGTATGGCAGTACAGTTCCAGAAAATACGAACATTACTTATTCTTGTGAATTCCCTAATTCGAAGAAATTGAACGAGAGCGTAATGTGCCATAAAGGTATACTAACCCCAACACCACGCTGTGCATTTAAAAATATTCGACTTGATCGTAACTACTATCTTCTTTACAAGAATATTTCATCAGATTTCTATGTTTGCAGCACAAACATTGATTGCAAATTTTTTGGTTACCGCCAGTACACTTGTGACTATACAAACTATAATTACCGACGTAAGCATGTCGTTGTGAATTTTAACACTACAACATCGGAAATACATTTTAAGGAAACCCATGCAAGATGTTGTACTTTGAGGTGTAATAATTACTGA